From a region of the Halolamina sp. CBA1230 genome:
- a CDS encoding HAD-IIB family hydrolase, whose translation MVPPLALDIDGTLTTPEGTIAPRAFPLLAAWEAPVVLATGKAFPYPVALCQFVGIPERAIAENGGVALVDGHLDYAGDPERVDAAVEAFEERGGDLGWDGVDTVNRWRETEVAVSPTADEELLRDIAAEFDLAVVDSGYAYHLKSPDASKGAALTDVAETLGHDPGEFVAVGDSENDASTFAVAGESYAVANADETAKRAADRVLDRGYVDGTLDALRAIRDRAKNGE comes from the coding sequence ATGGTTCCGCCGCTGGCACTGGACATCGACGGCACGCTGACCACCCCCGAGGGGACGATCGCGCCGCGGGCGTTCCCCCTGCTCGCGGCGTGGGAGGCGCCGGTGGTGCTGGCGACGGGGAAGGCGTTCCCCTACCCCGTCGCACTCTGTCAGTTCGTCGGGATCCCGGAGCGCGCCATCGCGGAGAACGGCGGCGTCGCGCTGGTCGACGGCCACCTCGACTACGCGGGCGACCCCGAGCGCGTCGACGCCGCGGTCGAGGCGTTCGAGGAGCGCGGCGGCGACCTCGGTTGGGACGGCGTCGACACCGTGAACCGCTGGCGCGAGACGGAGGTGGCGGTCAGCCCCACCGCCGACGAGGAACTGCTCCGAGATATCGCCGCGGAGTTCGACCTCGCGGTCGTCGACTCGGGGTACGCCTACCACCTCAAGAGCCCGGACGCGAGCAAAGGCGCGGCGCTGACCGACGTCGCCGAGACGCTCGGGCACGACCCCGGGGAGTTCGTCGCCGTCGGCGACAGCGAGAACGACGCTTCGACGTTCGCGGTCGCCGGCGAGTCCTACGCGGTCGCGAACGCCGACGAGACCGCCAAACGTGCCGCGGATCGCGTGCTCGACCGCGGCTACGTCGACGGCACGCTGGACGCGCTCCGGGCGATCAGGGACCGAGCGAAAAACGGCGAGTAG
- a CDS encoding phytoene/squalene synthase family protein, which translates to MPGPDPLADVPSEDLAWCHEAVQDVSRTFALTVDVLEEPMDSYICLGYLLCRVADTVEDASHIPPAEQAALLRTYDAVLDPTDDTEIEAFAADVEEWLPAADERNADWAVVASAPRIVATFEALPADVREAITPPVREMVDGMAEFVERYADDGGLRIDDKRELEEYCYYAAGTVGNLITNLVTRGDIDAERERTLYETAEEFGLLLQLVNVSKDVYDDYDEENNVYLPAEWLAEEGVGQDEVLDPAKREGATSVVRRTTDLARSYLDDAGTYLQHVPLRDGNTLEAWAVPFLLAVGTLREVREHPEDVLTERGVKVSRKEVFAVVSAMSSKGRDALPSFRERIASAPFHQQPTSAD; encoded by the coding sequence ATGCCCGGACCCGACCCCCTCGCCGACGTTCCGTCAGAAGACCTCGCGTGGTGTCACGAGGCCGTCCAAGACGTCTCCCGCACGTTCGCCCTCACCGTCGACGTGCTCGAGGAGCCGATGGACTCGTACATCTGTCTGGGCTATCTCCTCTGTCGGGTCGCCGACACCGTGGAGGACGCCTCCCACATCCCGCCGGCCGAGCAGGCAGCCCTCCTCCGGACGTACGACGCGGTGCTCGATCCGACCGACGACACCGAGATCGAGGCGTTCGCCGCCGACGTCGAGGAGTGGCTGCCCGCGGCGGACGAACGGAACGCCGACTGGGCGGTCGTCGCGAGCGCGCCCCGCATCGTCGCCACGTTCGAGGCGCTGCCCGCCGACGTGCGGGAGGCGATCACGCCGCCGGTCCGGGAGATGGTCGACGGGATGGCCGAGTTCGTCGAGCGCTACGCCGACGACGGCGGCCTCCGCATCGACGACAAGCGCGAACTCGAGGAGTACTGCTACTACGCCGCGGGCACGGTCGGGAACCTCATCACGAACCTCGTCACCCGTGGGGATATCGACGCCGAGCGCGAGCGGACCCTCTACGAGACCGCCGAGGAGTTCGGGCTGCTGCTCCAGCTGGTCAACGTCTCGAAGGACGTGTACGACGACTACGACGAGGAGAACAACGTCTACCTCCCCGCCGAGTGGCTGGCCGAGGAGGGCGTCGGGCAGGACGAAGTGCTCGACCCCGCGAAACGCGAGGGCGCCACCTCGGTCGTCCGGCGCACCACCGACCTCGCGCGGTCCTATCTCGACGACGCGGGCACGTACCTCCAGCACGTCCCGCTCCGGGACGGGAACACGCTCGAAGCGTGGGCGGTGCCGTTCCTGCTCGCGGTTGGGACGCTCCGCGAGGTGCGCGAACACCCCGAGGACGTGCTGACCGAGCGCGGCGTGAAGGTGTCCCGGAAGGAGGTGTTCGCGGTCGTGAGCGCGATGAGTTCGAAGGGGCGGGACGCGCTCCCCTCGTTCCGCGAGCGGATCGCCAGCGCGCCGTTCCACCAGCAGCCGACCAGCGCGGACTGA
- a CDS encoding acyl-CoA dehydrogenase family protein: protein MEFSLDAEQRQIRDTVAEFVDEEVVPRASEIDKEDEHPADLVDQMADLGLMGMPFPVEYGGAGLDYHSYAIGIEEISRGSGGLGTVVAAHTSLAGNMLYEFGDEHQKEEYLTPLAAGEDLGAFALSEAGAGSDVPAMNTTAEKQGDEYVLNGGKLWTSNGSVADTVTVFAKTDPDAGNKGISSFVVRPESDDGFIVENTEEKLGDKGCETAELRFDDLRLSEDRLIGDEGEGFVQALKTLNGGRISIAARGVGIARAAKEAAVEYATDREQFDQPIAEFQAIQHKLADMDTKVQSAKLLMHKAADLKMRDEEYIKEAAQAKLKASEVSREVANEAIQVHGGYGYTKDFPVERYYRDAKLNEIYEGTSEVLRNTIAQQLLD, encoded by the coding sequence ATGGAGTTCAGTCTGGACGCCGAGCAGCGCCAGATCCGCGACACCGTCGCCGAGTTCGTCGACGAGGAGGTCGTCCCGCGGGCCTCGGAGATCGACAAGGAGGACGAACACCCCGCAGATCTGGTCGACCAGATGGCCGACCTCGGGCTGATGGGGATGCCGTTCCCCGTCGAGTACGGCGGCGCGGGTCTCGACTACCACAGCTACGCCATCGGGATCGAGGAGATCTCCCGAGGGTCGGGCGGGCTCGGCACCGTCGTCGCCGCCCACACGTCGCTCGCGGGCAACATGCTGTACGAGTTCGGCGACGAACATCAGAAGGAGGAGTACCTCACGCCGCTCGCGGCGGGGGAGGATCTCGGCGCGTTCGCGCTCTCGGAGGCCGGCGCGGGCAGCGACGTCCCCGCGATGAACACCACTGCTGAAAAGCAGGGCGACGAGTACGTCCTCAACGGCGGGAAGCTCTGGACCTCCAACGGCTCGGTCGCGGACACGGTGACGGTGTTCGCCAAGACCGACCCCGACGCGGGCAACAAGGGGATCAGCTCCTTCGTCGTCCGGCCCGAGAGCGACGACGGGTTCATCGTCGAGAACACGGAGGAGAAGCTCGGCGACAAAGGGTGTGAAACCGCCGAACTGCGGTTCGACGACCTTCGGCTCTCCGAGGACCGACTGATCGGCGACGAGGGCGAAGGGTTCGTCCAGGCGCTGAAGACGCTCAACGGCGGGCGGATCTCCATCGCCGCCCGCGGGGTCGGGATCGCCCGCGCGGCGAAGGAGGCCGCAGTCGAGTACGCCACCGACCGCGAGCAGTTCGACCAGCCCATCGCGGAGTTCCAGGCGATCCAGCACAAGCTCGCCGACATGGACACGAAGGTGCAGTCGGCGAAGCTGCTGATGCACAAGGCCGCGGACCTGAAGATGCGCGACGAGGAGTACATCAAGGAGGCCGCACAGGCGAAGCTCAAGGCCAGCGAGGTCTCCCGTGAGGTCGCCAACGAGGCGATCCAGGTCCACGGCGGCTACGGCTACACGAAGGATTTCCCCGTCGAGCGCTACTACCGCGACGCGAAGCTGAACGAGATCTACGAGGGCACCAGCGAGGTGCTGCGGAACACGATCGCCCAGCAGCTCTTGGACTGA
- a CDS encoding histidine kinase N-terminal 7TM domain-containing protein codes for MAPWLPPTVAAVLTFLGVGPAVLVVLLLFDDRHKPGVLWFVVTMVLGGVWALLVGTFTLLRSPEATLALANVFWAVIPTTSVAMFLFVYEYVGTKPPRRSLVVGLFLPVAVLFVLSWWNPQNLIYTQAYYVDAAGILHYPQFGGPVKVLVVKVYGYLLVSLATGMLLGEAIRTTGTRRRQVVYLLFVFTMLALATLVKVAGFVPVYFYPTPMVFSLSGLAFAVSTQQHGFLKTATIAREQAFEQVEDAILIASSDGKVLDANRKATDLLGPDVVSEELSSVLRAHRETEIDADPGIVSIRRDGEVRYYSVKESPVTHYRGTQGRVVVLTDVTAITNRQQDLELFKEVISRIFRHNFRNRLNVIAGYAELIQSDADGDTEEYASFIRSSAEELIATTRKTKDVGQLFTDEQVEPLSLDQAVDNAVASLEPEGTPSSISVDVPAVWVTAHPKLDLAIRELVENAIVHNDRTDRATVDIYASVEDEWVTLFVEDDGPGIPQLELQVLDAEEETDLSHGSGIGLWLVHWIVKRSNGDLVSRTTPDGSRIGVRLRLASRSDSRE; via the coding sequence ATGGCGCCGTGGCTCCCACCGACCGTGGCCGCGGTCCTCACGTTTCTGGGTGTCGGTCCGGCGGTACTCGTTGTCCTGCTCCTCTTCGACGACCGGCACAAACCCGGCGTGCTCTGGTTCGTCGTGACAATGGTGCTTGGAGGCGTCTGGGCGCTGTTAGTCGGCACGTTCACGCTCCTTCGATCGCCCGAAGCGACGCTGGCGCTGGCGAACGTCTTCTGGGCGGTCATCCCCACGACGTCTGTGGCGATGTTCCTCTTCGTCTACGAGTACGTCGGGACGAAGCCCCCACGTCGCTCGCTCGTCGTCGGCCTCTTCCTTCCAGTCGCTGTGCTGTTCGTGCTCTCGTGGTGGAACCCGCAGAACCTGATCTACACCCAGGCGTACTACGTCGACGCCGCGGGAATCCTCCACTACCCGCAGTTCGGCGGCCCAGTCAAAGTGCTCGTCGTCAAGGTGTACGGCTACCTCCTCGTCAGCCTTGCGACCGGGATGCTGCTCGGCGAGGCGATCCGAACCACGGGTACTCGTCGGAGACAGGTCGTGTATCTCCTGTTCGTGTTCACGATGCTCGCCCTCGCGACCCTGGTGAAGGTGGCCGGGTTCGTCCCGGTCTACTTCTACCCCACTCCCATGGTGTTCTCCCTTTCGGGGCTCGCGTTCGCGGTCTCGACACAGCAACACGGGTTCCTGAAGACGGCGACGATCGCCCGTGAGCAGGCGTTCGAACAGGTGGAAGACGCCATCCTCATCGCCAGTTCGGACGGGAAGGTGTTGGACGCGAACCGAAAGGCGACCGACCTCCTCGGTCCGGACGTCGTCTCCGAGGAGCTCTCCTCGGTGCTTCGAGCGCACCGCGAGACGGAGATCGATGCCGACCCGGGCATCGTCTCGATCAGACGCGATGGCGAGGTTCGGTACTACTCGGTCAAGGAATCGCCGGTGACACACTACCGGGGGACGCAGGGGCGCGTCGTCGTCCTGACCGACGTGACTGCGATAACGAACCGCCAGCAGGACCTGGAGCTGTTCAAGGAGGTCATCAGCCGCATCTTCCGACACAACTTCCGCAACCGACTGAACGTCATCGCCGGCTACGCGGAACTGATCCAGTCCGACGCCGACGGCGACACCGAGGAGTACGCCAGCTTCATCCGTTCGTCGGCCGAGGAGCTCATCGCGACCACGCGAAAGACGAAAGACGTCGGACAGCTGTTCACCGACGAACAGGTCGAGCCGCTCTCGCTCGATCAGGCCGTCGACAACGCCGTCGCCAGCCTCGAACCCGAGGGGACGCCTTCGTCGATTTCCGTCGACGTGCCGGCCGTGTGGGTCACCGCTCACCCGAAGCTCGATCTCGCGATCCGGGAGCTCGTCGAGAACGCGATCGTCCACAACGACCGAACCGACCGAGCGACCGTCGACATCTACGCGTCGGTCGAGGACGAGTGGGTGACGCTGTTCGTCGAGGACGACGGGCCCGGTATCCCCCAGCTCGAACTCCAGGTGCTCGACGCCGAGGAGGAGACGGATCTGAGCCACGGCTCCGGCATCGGCCTCTGGCTGGTCCACTGGATCGTCAAGCGGTCGAACGGCGACCTCGTCTCGCGGACGACCCCCGACGGCTCGCGAATCGGGGTTCGCCTCCGGCTGGCGTCGAGGAGCGACTCACGGGAGTGA
- a CDS encoding mechanosensitive ion channel family protein, with the protein MLLQQSTPAPAQGGAAADPNQVVAAFLEQFLPTVLANAIGAAVVFVVVFAAVYLVGKATVVPLLDRVLDNRGLEEHARRPIRKLSSVLIVFVGVAVAFGFAGFGDFLQSLATVAAAATLAIGFAMQDVIANFVAGLFIYTDRPFRIGDWIEWDGNSGIVEDISFRVTRVRTFDNELLTVPNSQLTSGVIKNPVAKDTLRLQFTFGIGYEDDVEEATDIIVDEAERHPDILTDPAPSVRLTELADSYVGLRSRIWIDNPSRADFVKIRSEYVKNVKQRFDEAGIEIPFPQRELSGGIELPPEFVEN; encoded by the coding sequence ATGCTACTGCAGCAGTCGACGCCGGCGCCCGCCCAGGGCGGCGCGGCTGCCGACCCGAACCAGGTCGTCGCCGCGTTTCTCGAACAGTTCCTCCCGACCGTGCTGGCCAACGCCATCGGCGCCGCGGTGGTGTTCGTCGTCGTCTTCGCGGCAGTGTACCTGGTCGGGAAGGCGACGGTCGTTCCGCTGCTCGACCGCGTGCTGGACAATCGCGGTCTCGAGGAGCACGCCCGCCGGCCGATCCGGAAGCTCTCGTCGGTGCTGATCGTGTTCGTCGGGGTCGCCGTCGCCTTCGGCTTCGCCGGCTTCGGCGACTTCCTCCAGTCGCTCGCGACCGTCGCCGCGGCGGCGACGCTGGCGATCGGGTTCGCGATGCAGGACGTGATCGCGAACTTCGTCGCCGGCCTGTTCATCTACACCGACCGCCCGTTCCGCATCGGCGACTGGATCGAGTGGGACGGCAACTCCGGCATCGTCGAGGACATCTCGTTCCGCGTCACCCGCGTGCGGACGTTCGACAACGAACTGCTCACCGTGCCGAACTCCCAGCTCACGAGCGGCGTGATCAAAAACCCCGTCGCGAAGGACACGCTGCGCCTGCAGTTCACGTTCGGGATCGGCTACGAGGACGACGTCGAGGAGGCGACGGACATCATCGTCGACGAGGCCGAGCGCCACCCCGACATCCTCACGGATCCGGCACCGAGCGTCCGGCTGACCGAACTCGCGGACTCCTACGTCGGCCTGCGCTCGCGCATCTGGATCGACAACCCCTCGCGGGCGGACTTCGTGAAGATCCGTTCGGAGTACGTCAAGAACGTCAAGCAGCGCTTCGACGAGGCGGGCATCGAGATCCCGTTCCCGCAGCGCGAACTCTCCGGCGGGATCGAACTGCCGCCGGAGTTCGTCGAGAACTGA
- a CDS encoding YhbY family RNA-binding protein has product MSEDLRKQAHDLDVTVWVGKNGIDAVVDELSDQLDNEKLVKAKFLRSARGTDDTETLAAELADRVDAEVVDTRGHTAVFH; this is encoded by the coding sequence ATGTCTGAGGATTTGCGTAAGCAGGCTCACGACCTCGACGTGACCGTGTGGGTGGGGAAAAACGGGATCGACGCCGTCGTCGACGAGCTTTCCGACCAGCTGGACAACGAGAAGCTGGTGAAGGCGAAGTTCCTGCGCTCGGCGCGGGGCACCGACGATACGGAGACCTTGGCGGCCGAACTCGCCGACCGTGTCGACGCCGAGGTCGTCGACACGCGCGGGCACACGGCGGTGTTCCACTGA
- a CDS encoding ribonuclease P protein component 4 gives MSAEIAAERIDRLAGLAEAATTAGEFDRSREYVRLARRLAERHRLSLPRKFARSACDDCDVFQRPGVNVRVRLQRGRVIRRCDCGATARYPYAD, from the coding sequence ATGAGCGCCGAGATCGCCGCCGAGCGGATCGACCGCCTCGCCGGGCTGGCCGAGGCGGCCACGACCGCGGGAGAGTTCGACCGCTCGCGGGAGTACGTCCGGCTGGCTCGGCGGCTGGCCGAGCGCCACCGGCTCTCCCTGCCTCGCAAGTTCGCGCGGTCGGCCTGCGACGACTGTGACGTGTTCCAGCGCCCGGGAGTGAACGTCCGCGTCCGGCTCCAGCGGGGTCGCGTGATCCGCCGGTGTGACTGTGGCGCGACCGCTCGCTACCCGTACGCGGACTGA
- a CDS encoding glycosyltransferase family 4 protein has protein sequence MRVLDYLEQEDRIRGGIVTATRQQRTALAGAGVDVVESPWVGDGPVDAARSRLTGGRAFREYDVAHCNVVGPGSVAVARHAKRNDIPLVLHAHVTAEDFGESFRFTDRLAPALRPYLRWFYSQADLVLCPSEYTKGVLREYPVPTPIEPITNGVDIDSMEGFEDLREETRERFDLEGMVVFCVGEVFERKGLTTFCEVAKATEYDFAWFGHYEEGAAAGEATRYWTNNPPENVTFTGWMDDKRAAFGAGDVYLFPTKDENQGIAALEAMVCGKAVVLRDIPVFEEFFTDGEDCLKCETEAEFVDALRRLDENPDLRDRLGENARETAAEHSLDRVGERLVEQYERLLGESHSGTP, from the coding sequence GTGCGCGTCCTCGACTACCTCGAACAGGAAGATCGGATCCGCGGCGGCATCGTCACCGCCACTCGCCAGCAGCGGACGGCGCTCGCCGGCGCGGGCGTCGACGTGGTCGAGTCGCCGTGGGTCGGCGACGGCCCCGTCGACGCCGCGAGATCGCGTCTGACCGGCGGACGGGCGTTCAGGGAGTACGACGTGGCCCACTGCAACGTCGTCGGCCCGGGGAGCGTCGCCGTCGCCCGCCACGCCAAGCGCAACGACATCCCGCTGGTCCTGCACGCCCACGTGACCGCGGAGGACTTCGGGGAGTCGTTCCGGTTCACCGACCGTCTCGCGCCCGCGCTGCGCCCGTACCTGCGGTGGTTCTACTCGCAGGCGGATCTGGTGCTCTGCCCCAGCGAGTACACGAAGGGCGTGCTCCGGGAGTACCCCGTTCCGACGCCGATCGAACCCATCACGAACGGCGTCGACATCGACTCCATGGAGGGGTTCGAGGACCTTCGTGAGGAGACCCGCGAACGGTTCGACCTCGAGGGGATGGTGGTGTTCTGTGTCGGCGAAGTGTTCGAGCGCAAGGGGCTGACGACGTTCTGCGAGGTAGCGAAGGCGACCGAGTACGACTTCGCGTGGTTCGGCCACTACGAGGAGGGCGCCGCCGCCGGCGAGGCGACGCGGTACTGGACGAACAACCCACCCGAGAACGTCACGTTCACCGGCTGGATGGACGACAAACGAGCCGCGTTCGGCGCCGGCGACGTCTACCTGTTCCCGACCAAAGACGAGAACCAGGGGATCGCGGCGCTGGAGGCGATGGTCTGCGGGAAGGCGGTCGTGCTCCGGGATATCCCGGTGTTCGAGGAGTTCTTCACCGACGGCGAGGACTGCCTGAAGTGTGAGACCGAGGCTGAGTTCGTCGACGCGCTCCGCCGCCTCGACGAGAACCCCGACCTCCGGGATCGCCTGGGCGAGAACGCCCGCGAGACGGCTGCCGAACACTCCCTCGACCGCGTGGGCGAACGGTTAGTCGAGCAGTACGAACGCCTGCTGGGGGAGAGCCATTCCGGAACCCCTTAA
- a CDS encoding glycosyltransferase — translation MESVAAFTDTYLPTVNGVTYTVQSWRDRWQARGGRMEVVYPDAPEYEPEPDEHPVRSLPLPIYAGYRLGAPRVPDTVTDVDVVHAHTPFAIGLAGLRLAQKRELPLVASFHTPTSEYAAYLSSWGPVKKPTAALSRRYESWFLNKADAVVVPSESTGEYVATELGVDSPEVVPNGVDTERFRPVDPTAFRERHDLPTDRTLVGYTGRHGHEKSLPAIIAACDRLDREVTVVFGGDGPARAELEEAARKLNVDARFLGFLDREELPAFYAGLDAFLFPSPVETQGLVALEAFACGTPVVGVDSGALSDTVDEGVTGYHFEPDDVDGFADAIARTLDERERLRENCLDRRASISVEHAVDRLTEIYAAVRE, via the coding sequence ATGGAGTCGGTCGCCGCGTTCACGGACACCTACCTGCCGACGGTCAACGGTGTCACCTACACCGTCCAGAGCTGGCGGGACCGCTGGCAGGCCCGTGGCGGCCGGATGGAAGTGGTCTACCCCGACGCGCCGGAGTACGAGCCCGAGCCGGACGAACACCCCGTTCGATCGCTGCCGCTCCCGATCTACGCGGGCTACCGGCTCGGCGCCCCGCGCGTTCCCGACACCGTCACCGACGTGGACGTCGTCCACGCGCACACGCCGTTCGCGATCGGGCTCGCCGGGCTTCGACTCGCACAGAAACGGGAGCTCCCGCTGGTCGCGTCGTTCCACACGCCCACCTCGGAGTACGCGGCGTATCTCTCCTCGTGGGGGCCGGTCAAGAAGCCGACAGCCGCACTCAGTCGGCGCTACGAGTCGTGGTTCCTGAACAAGGCCGACGCGGTGGTCGTCCCCTCCGAGTCCACCGGCGAGTACGTCGCGACCGAACTCGGCGTCGACAGCCCGGAGGTCGTCCCGAACGGCGTCGACACCGAACGCTTCCGCCCGGTCGATCCGACAGCGTTCCGCGAGCGCCACGACCTCCCCACCGACCGGACGCTCGTCGGGTACACGGGTCGACACGGCCACGAGAAGTCGCTGCCCGCGATCATCGCCGCCTGCGACCGCCTCGATCGGGAGGTGACGGTCGTGTTCGGCGGCGACGGCCCGGCGCGGGCGGAACTGGAGGAGGCGGCCCGGAAACTGAACGTCGACGCGCGCTTCCTCGGCTTCCTCGATCGGGAGGAGCTTCCCGCGTTCTACGCCGGCCTCGACGCGTTCCTGTTCCCGAGCCCGGTCGAGACGCAGGGGCTGGTCGCGCTGGAGGCGTTCGCCTGTGGCACGCCGGTCGTCGGCGTCGACAGCGGCGCACTCTCGGACACCGTCGACGAAGGGGTGACGGGGTACCATTTCGAGCCCGACGACGTCGACGGGTTCGCCGACGCGATCGCACGCACGCTCGACGAGCGCGAGCGACTCCGGGAGAACTGTCTGGACCGTCGGGCGTCGATCAGCGTCGAGCACGCGGTGGATCGGCTGACGGAGATCTACGCCGCGGTTCGGGAGTGA
- a CDS encoding DUF1918 domain-containing protein, producing MSFEKGDTVVLHDEHSEFDGEEGEVTQVMETMFGDPNYTIVFEEGQEAGIPEGQLDLVAEADDEEPEE from the coding sequence ATGAGCTTCGAGAAAGGCGATACGGTCGTCCTTCACGACGAGCACAGCGAGTTCGACGGCGAGGAAGGCGAGGTCACGCAGGTGATGGAGACGATGTTCGGCGACCCCAACTACACGATCGTCTTCGAGGAGGGTCAGGAGGCCGGCATCCCCGAGGGCCAGCTGGATCTGGTCGCGGAAGCCGACGACGAAGAGCCTGAAGAGTAG
- a CDS encoding RNA-binding protein: MPSVPFHYVDLRTFCYATEDEKRVEEALRQFLPEEYEIERAVNRGHHGDRIVVFSARVDNADDVRHVLRQLSELSDIDDVIGELDDRVDENCAFFLRLNKQDAFKGDVERGPGITLRAKVEAYPAKQPAAVENAREALEQAREETEP, from the coding sequence ATGCCGAGCGTCCCGTTTCACTACGTCGACCTGCGGACCTTCTGCTACGCGACCGAGGACGAGAAACGCGTCGAGGAGGCGCTCCGGCAGTTCCTGCCCGAGGAGTACGAGATCGAGCGCGCGGTCAACCGCGGCCACCACGGCGACCGGATCGTGGTGTTCTCCGCCCGCGTCGACAACGCCGACGACGTGCGACACGTGCTCCGCCAGCTGAGCGAACTGTCGGACATCGACGACGTGATCGGCGAACTCGACGATCGCGTCGACGAGAACTGCGCCTTCTTCCTCCGGCTGAACAAGCAGGACGCGTTCAAAGGCGATGTCGAGCGCGGCCCGGGGATCACCCTGCGGGCGAAGGTGGAAGCCTACCCCGCGAAACAGCCCGCGGCCGTCGAGAACGCCCGCGAGGCGTTGGAGCAGGCACGCGAAGAAACGGAGCCCTAG
- a CDS encoding thioredoxin family protein, with protein MVAKESDSELEHGDEAPAFSLQGTDGETYTLDTFSDSDALLIVFTCNHCPYAQAKFDLLNELAAEYDDAAVVGINPNDDEEYPEDSFETMQEYVESGEIAYDAYLRDESQEVAAAYGAVCTPDPFLFRREGDSWTLAYHGRLDDAPNPDEEPSEFYIRQAIDAVLSGEAVDIEEQPSRGCSIKWK; from the coding sequence ATGGTCGCAAAAGAGTCCGACTCCGAACTCGAACACGGCGACGAGGCGCCCGCGTTCTCGCTGCAAGGAACCGACGGCGAGACGTACACGCTGGACACCTTCAGCGACAGCGACGCGCTGCTGATCGTGTTCACCTGCAACCACTGTCCGTACGCGCAAGCGAAGTTCGACCTGCTGAACGAGCTCGCCGCGGAGTACGACGATGCCGCGGTCGTCGGTATCAACCCCAACGACGACGAGGAGTACCCCGAGGACAGCTTCGAGACGATGCAGGAGTACGTCGAGTCCGGGGAGATCGCTTACGACGCCTACCTCCGGGACGAGAGTCAGGAGGTCGCGGCGGCCTACGGCGCGGTCTGCACGCCCGACCCGTTCCTGTTCCGACGCGAGGGAGACTCCTGGACCCTGGCGTATCACGGCCGCCTCGACGACGCGCCCAACCCCGACGAGGAACCCTCGGAGTTCTACATCCGGCAGGCGATCGACGCGGTGCTTTCGGGTGAGGCGGTCGATATCGAGGAGCAGCCCTCGCGTGGCTGCTCGATCAAGTGGAAGTGA
- a CDS encoding FAD-binding oxidoreductase codes for MRVVVVGGGIVGLSSAFALADRGADVVLCERQSLGEGSTARALGGIRCQFSTAVNVDLSLASRSTWESFEERFGVDIAFRQTGYLMLARTEETARGLERQVDLQHERGAETELLTPEQVPEYCAGIDPDVVTAATYNPRDGFADPYLALQGYADAVREQGVDVRTKTAVTGVRLDDGRVVGVDVAGDGAPSDGHIEADAVVNATGPWAAELAAMAGVDIPVEPQRRQALVVDPERPVPEDDPLTIDLETSSHFRPERDGAAVVGGYFDAEPETADPDAYAESYDVDWAVETVERAAVYCEYFGDGTRLRRGWAGLYAVTPDHHPIVEESVPGFVQAVGFSGHGFQHAPATGRVVAELVLDGEASTVDVSDLASDRFEGDDLLHERNVA; via the coding sequence ATGCGAGTCGTTGTCGTTGGTGGGGGGATCGTCGGACTGTCGAGCGCGTTCGCGCTGGCCGACCGCGGCGCGGACGTGGTACTCTGTGAACGGCAGAGTCTCGGGGAGGGGAGCACCGCACGGGCGCTCGGCGGGATCCGCTGTCAGTTCTCGACGGCGGTCAACGTCGACCTCTCGCTCGCCAGCCGGTCGACGTGGGAGTCGTTCGAGGAGCGCTTCGGCGTCGACATCGCGTTCCGGCAGACGGGCTACCTGATGCTCGCACGGACCGAGGAAACCGCGCGGGGGCTGGAGCGGCAGGTCGATCTCCAACACGAACGGGGTGCGGAGACGGAGCTGCTGACACCCGAGCAGGTGCCGGAGTACTGTGCGGGCATCGATCCCGACGTGGTTACGGCGGCGACGTACAACCCCCGGGACGGGTTCGCGGACCCCTACCTCGCCCTCCAGGGGTACGCCGACGCCGTCCGCGAACAGGGGGTCGACGTGCGGACGAAAACGGCAGTCACCGGCGTCCGACTCGACGACGGCCGGGTCGTCGGCGTCGACGTGGCGGGCGACGGCGCGCCGAGCGACGGCCACATTGAGGCCGACGCCGTGGTGAACGCCACGGGCCCGTGGGCTGCCGAACTCGCGGCGATGGCGGGCGTCGACATCCCCGTCGAGCCACAGCGACGACAGGCGCTCGTCGTCGATCCCGAGCGGCCGGTGCCGGAGGACGACCCGCTCACGATCGATCTGGAGACGAGTTCGCATTTCCGCCCGGAGCGCGACGGCGCGGCGGTCGTCGGCGGCTACTTCGACGCCGAGCCCGAGACGGCCGACCCGGACGCCTACGCCGAGTCGTACGACGTGGATTGGGCGGTCGAAACGGTCGAACGCGCCGCGGTGTACTGCGAGTACTTCGGCGACGGGACGCGACTCAGGCGTGGCTGGGCCGGGCTGTACGCGGTCACGCCCGACCATCACCCGATCGTCGAGGAGTCGGTCCCGGGGTTCGTGCAGGCGGTCGGCTTCTCGGGCCACGGGTTCCAGCACGCGCCCGCGACCGGGCGGGTGGTCGCGGAACTCGTCCTCGACGGCGAGGCGTCGACGGTCGACGTCTCGGATCTCGCGAGCGACCGCTTCGAAGGGGACGACCTGCTCCACGAACGGAACGTGGCCTGA